The Buteo buteo chromosome Z, bButBut1.hap1.1, whole genome shotgun sequence region CACACCCTTTAGTTGAGGATGAGCCATCAAGGATCTTCTTGGATGTAAGCTCTGGGTTGTGATTATGCAATAAGAAGGacatgcaaaatgttttctatgCAGCTCTGGCTATTTGACTGAGAGGAGTGCAGCTGTGTGTTTAAAAGACTGATCACCCAGGAAAGAGGGAGACCACCACCCCAAGTGGTGCCATGGGCAGGCTTGTGGGAAGAATAAAATGAAGCTGGAGCAGGAATGCACCATTAACACCACACCATCTGCAAATAAAGCAtggcttttaaaagcagttccTGGCTGGCCTGCTTATTCTCTTTCTCTGGGCAGTAGCTGGGAGCaagaaaggtttaaaaaaatatccctgGGGAAAAGTCTAGGTGAAGTTCAGGAGAAGCCCATAACATCCAGCTTCATCTTTAAGAAATAAGGAAGCTACCAAGATGTGCTGCAACATACAGTGTTTCTGCTGAGGTGAGGCCAGACCAGGTTGTTACctactggagcaggggaaaggtGCAGTTAATGCTGCTCATGTGTTGAGTTTGACTTGATGCTCTTAATGACACTCCGCAATAACCTTGAAAGATCCAGGTAACAGAGAAATGACTGGAATTTCAAGATAGGATTGGGAAAGATCAGAAAGGCTGGAATAACTCTGGTGCTGAAACTGAGGGTGCAAAGCAATTCTTACTGCAGCTCAGGAAGCTGAAGACTAACTGCACTTGTATCTTCCAGTTCTGAGAGCTGGCATGTAGGCATAGTGTGACTTTAAAGGTGTTCTTTAAGGCTTGGCTGTTTGAGGAGTATTCAGTGAGGATATGTGTGTTAGCTAAACTTTCCCTTTAAAGGAACCAGCAAGCATATTCTTTCCAAATGTGTAGTTATGCCAGAATCTGAGTGTTTGAAGTTGGCCCTTGTCATTACAGGTGATGGAAAGCAAAGCCTAATGGTTATACCTAGCTGAGATGTAAGGAGTCTCAGTTCCTAGAGCAACAGTGcctctgctgggaggagagaacCCCAGTTCAGGATGGGAACTGGACTGAGTCTTCCAACAGGCAAGAACATGGGATTTTGGCCTCTAACAAAGCCTAGATGtagcaaataaatgttttgccCTAAATGGAATAGGTACAAGTAGCCTTGCTAAAAACTTGGGCTGTATGCCCTGCCACATGCGTGTTAAGTAATACCCTGGAGGGCTCAGTgggtgcatttatttttttgcttgcttgtttttcatgTGAAGGAGTGAGACCAGTATTACCATATGCTAGAGAGTAGTGCAGCAGAGTCACTCTTGCATTGAACTCTGTGATCTGCTGTTTGCATGAACAGAACTGGCTGCTTTGATCCAGTGATCTGAAAAGATGCCTTCAAGAGGGAAGTGGTAGATGGCCAACTGACTTGAATGTTTGGAAGAAACTTGATGTACATGGCAGAGAAGAAACAACATACAGAGGTTTCTTCTGGGAGTCAGGGCTTCAGGAAGAAGTTCTCCTCCCCTCAGGTAATGACTGCAGTCTTTCATTTGGCTATGAAATGGCTGGGATCTGTGCCTTGCTGTCAAACCAGTAGAGCAAGGTGCTTTTGTCTGCAGGCCTGTTACATAGCTTACTTTCTTAGAGTGGTCTGGCCAACAGGAGGAGAAGTACTTCCTTGAGCACAGCAATTGGAACACATGGCTGGAATAACTAGGTTAATGAGAGAGGACTAACGATGGTGAAAGGGAGGGCCAAGAGGTCACAGTGAGTGGACAAGGGAATTGTGTGTGATTAGATTGCAGTGAAATAGTGACACTCCTTAAATCCATCCATGTGTTCTGAAACTGCTATCAGTGCACTTGGGGAAGGAGTCTCTTCATCACCCATGCACCTCTTCCACATCTTCTCTTGCAACAGTCAGCTCCAGTTAACCCTCTGCTCTTCATTCTTTCCTTGacctgaatgaagttacactTGGATTCCTCTCCAAATGATTCCAATAAGAGTATTTGTAATTACTCTaatgtttaaatttttactCTTCATTCATCAAAACTAGCTGGATCTagcaagaacaaaaaacaaCTTCTGTTTTACCAATGCCAACAAACTGTGGCGTAGCAGCTCTTTTGTGCTGTGCTCTAGGACATGCAGCTTTCAGGCACCCAAGGAATTGGCTTGAGGAATATGCTGGTGAAATCCTGGCTAGACTAAGTCTGTAGCACTGGTCTCTGACCCTTGGTGAAGGGTGGGAGAGACTGactggtgggttgaccttggctggctgccaggtgcccaaCAAGCCCCTCTTATCACTCCCTTCTtcagcaggatggggagagaatgacagaaaagcttgaggtaaggacagggagatgaCTCAGCAAGTACAGTCACAGGCCAAATggactcaacttggggaaattaactTACTGCAATTACATGGAGTAGGataatttgaaataagaatGAATCTCTAACACCTTCCCCTACCTCTCCCTTCTTCACAGGCTCAGGTTCACTCCTGGCTCTTCTACCTCCCCACCCCtgagtggtgcagggggataggggttgtggtcagttcataacatgtctctgctgctccttccttctcatgcTCTTCCACTGCTCCAGCATAGGGTCCATAGGATACAGTCGCTTGGGAATGGACTACTCTtgtgtgggtcccccatgggccacaggtcctgccagaaaacctgctccagagtgagctcctctccacaggccaGAAGTCCTGCAAGGAGCCAGTTCCTCTGTGGACTGTCCATGGGCTGCAGCATTCTTCaggcacatccacctgctctggcatggggacCTCCGTAGGCTGTAGGGGCTCATTAGAGAGGACTCGGCTTTGGCCAGTGTGGGTCTCTCTTGCATCCAGCTGTCACTGGCTATGTCTGATGTGGTGGCAGCTTCTGGTatcttctcacagaagacaACCCTGTGGGCCCcacccactaccaaaaccttcgCATGTAAACCATAATACATTGACATCTTGACAACAGGCAGTGCAGGACTGAGAGGGCAGCAGCCTTAGCGGAGGCCTGGCGATGGCATGGTGTCTCTGCCCTTCATCTGAAGCAGTAACTGTATACCAACTCTACTCCAGCTGCTGAAACCTTTATTTGTAGGTCTTCCTCAGTCAGAAGACCAAGCACAAAACTGTGGCAGAAGAGTTGTCTGATAAGGTGCTCTGGGGAGGCAGTGGGTGCTATACTCAGTCTAGCTGACCAGAGGTTGAACCATACTGTGGTATCCTTATTTTCAATGGAGGTTTCATGCAGGTGAGAAGCATACCCAGCCAGATGCCTCCAGATTTGGTAAGGATCAACTAGATGAGTTTGAGGAACTTCAAAAAGTCTTGCAGAGATGCCAGGGAAGCACAACCACATGAAATgcaatttttcctcctctggagAGGGAAAGCTGAGACGGTCCAGGTTGGTAGATAGAGAAGGTGAAGAATGCATGGGAGCTGTGTGAAGCCTTATCTCTACTGGCTGCTGGCAAAGACAAAATTTGTGACATGCAAATCTCCACAAGGTGGCAGTGACTGTCTacttttatacatatatttatacacacatgGGCTCTGGGAATGCCTTGTGCTTTTCCCTCTCATGACAGCACTGGGGTGATGGTAGTATGTCTAGGTAACAGGCTAGAGGAGAGTGCATGGGGGGTGGGATCCCATTATCCAGGTGGCACCATCTGCCTGGCCCCCAGGAACTGGAGCATCTGGGGTGGGGTGGACGTGGCAGAGCTGTGAACGGACTCTAGGGAGGTGAAGAAGCCAGGCATTGGATCCAATGGCATCCACAGAAGAAGAGTTTTAGACCAGGCTTGGGTCATGTACCCTCCACTTGAGTCAGTCCATGACATTTCCTCAGGGAAGCAATTAAGTCTGttttttcaccttcctttgcATGTTTCTGGTTCCTCTCTCAGAGTAAGGGGGAAGAGCAAGGGCACCATGAACAGTGCTCTGAACTGTGAAGCCTGCTGATAAGAGAAATACAGTGATCAGATTTAGCACCCCTTAGCAGGACGGCACCAAAGTCTTTCAGCTTACTAGGAAGCAGAGCCCATGTTCAGCTAGTGATGAGCAGCTGAGGATAGGGACAGGAGACATCTCCCCATGCTGTAGGTAATGGCCAGCAGCAAGCTAAGCTGTGAGGGATCTGTTGCAGCTGATGCTGGGTGGGGGTGTGAGAGATGAACAGCTACAGTCAGGTGTTGTGGGAGCAAGGTGAGAGCAAAGCATCTGAGGTATGTCTTGCTCGCTTCAATACAGGCTGCATCAGAGATGCTGGGGGTTTAAGGTTGGACTTGATTCAGCTGGGGAACAGGGCTCACATGAGAACGGATGCTGTGGCTTGGCCGTGTTGTCCTGACCCCTCCTGTGAGCACTGACCCTGGAAGACCATGAGAGAAGTTCAGCATGCAGCAATGCACTCCAGGAGCAGCTCCTTGGATTCAGCAACCCACAGCTCTTTGCAGCAATTCCCAGGGCCTCCTGAGGCCACCCTTGGTGTGGCAGGCCATGGCGAACTCAAGGCTAGTCCTCATTGTGTCCTAAGCTCAGGCAGGTTAttgccaccagccccagcctgaATTTCCTCGGGAACAGGACACAGAGGTTGGAATGCTTAGTAGCCTGGAACACCTCTGATCTAGAAACTTTCATTTTGCGCAGGCAAGCATAAGGCATTAAGTGGTTAAACCACTCCTCTAGAAATAATGATATGTATAAATGAAGAGCTGTTTAGCCAACAGATGATGAAGCCTGCAGCTGTTTACATTTAAGATTATTAAATAAACTCTTCCTCTTGCTCTCATATATTACATCCTCAATGAACTGGGATCATAAATGGCCTCAGAAATCCCACTGCCAAGCCTACTTGCTAAGTGTCACTtaggcagcagcacagacatagccatgtggactggagaaaagcagcacagaaagacCAGAGATGACTACCAGCACAGcccctgctgcagggctgttgAGGAATGGGCACTGCACCCTGAGCAGAGCTGACACCCTTTCCACCTTAGCACAGATGCATGCAATGGAGGACTGCTGCAGTGCCAGGGAGGACCTAGCCCCAGGCAATCCCTTGCATGCTTTCTGACAGCCAGTGGGACCACCAAGAGCTTGCCCTTTCCCAGAAAGCCTTTAAGCTAAGCTGCAGAGTGATAATGTTAGAGGAAGGGTGATGGCAGCCAGCGTTGGCCGCTCACAAGCCTTGTGCAAGTGGCCAGAGGACAGGCTGGACCATGTTGTGAAATGGAGTGGTTTAGactgcttaaagaatcaccttCAAGGGTATTAGCACAAattatttaataggaatttataaaaGTGTGACTTACTTAACAAaatttgatggcaaggttcacccTACTACTTAATATACGGATTAAGTACAAAGGAAACatacaaagcaaaattaagttagaatcaAACTAAAATTATGTATACAGAGACTGAAGATGCAATAGGCTaaaagagaaacatacaaaggaaaatcgAATTAGAATTGATTTGTACAGAGACTGGGAATGTAAAAAGGTAggggagaccctcctgttgagttacaaggttcagagaagacccccttgctttccaaaCTCCTGTCGGAGcttaggtgcagctggatcatctcctagtcccagacttgggcaatggtttatgtctaaagggatcATAATAGCAGCCTGAGATTGATTCACAGTTAAATAACATTCATAACAGTGACTTATGTATAGATtaatatacttgctatagaATATTCAGATTAGTACACACACGAACACACTAAGAGATATACATATAAGCAAGTAAaagaggtatacctgttaaaaattgcCCTTGAGTTCAGTGAAACTATTCACGTCAAACGCCTCGGCGTTTTTCTCAATGGGCGAAGGGTTGAGCCTCAAGGAGCGGAGAGTTTCAGCCCAGGTCCCATGGGCTTTGGCAACAGACCTCCGATCTTCACAAACTCAAGAGTTTGTGAGCTCCGAGAGGCATCCCACTCAGAGGAAGATGCTGGTCTCAAAGGGTCTCACTTAGTACTGCTGCTTATAGGTTCATGAGATGATTGGCTTTAGTCATCAGCAAACGAGTGGGATTCCAGTAGCACTGGTACCATTTCACGAGTTATGATTCAGATAAGGAAGGCTCCAAGGCTGTCAGAAGAGGACTGAGATATGTCCCAAGGTTGTCAGGAAATGACTAATTATGCCTACTCCCAtccccagcctctgccaggCAACAGGAGTCCTTGGTACAGTCGGTGCAGCTCCCTGTCTTAGCTGAGCAAGAGTTCCTGGTATGGTCAAGGCACACTTAACCACCCAACTCATTACACTTAAGCTAAGGCCTAGCGAGTCCCCAGATTCATAGTTCAGCccagagagagggggaaatgcaccaccacagacTGCCATGGTAGTACCAATGCTCTGCCTAAAAGGACACGTAGTCATGTATTGGCAGAGAGGGCCTATCCCAGCAACACATCACTGTGCCTTTGCTCTCCACTGAGCACTGGCACCTTGTTCCACTTTGTTACACTGACTGTACTCATAGGGTTAGTTTGCTTCATTAGAGGGGAGAAATACAGAGTTTTGTGACCCTCACCCTACCTGGTACCACTGACAGTCTCATTCCCATGACtgtcaaggaaaaataaattctgtgtttttgatactccctttttattttcatcaagACATTATGGAAAAATTCAGGTATCTCTCCATAAGCTTTAGAACTTCAAGGACAACCAAGCTCATGGTAAGAAACCACCACAAGACCTCCGGACAGTGCCAGACAATGAGGGATATTATTGCCAATTATTCACATGCTGGCAGTATTCTGGTGTGTAAGAGAAAGGTATTTGCTCCTGAAAATCCAAGTTATGTTCCTCTGTAAAGTTcagaggttgggggggggggggggggggcagggtgttggttttacaaaaataattgttttgggGGTAAAACAGCCTTGCAAAATCAGCTGCAATTCATGAAGCATGAAATCTGTACACAGATAGCAAGGGGAACGTACAGGTCAGCATTTTATGAGAAAGCAGGCTGAGCCAGGATTATTCTGATGGACAAATCTTTCTGCAACTCTGACCAAGGGACAGGAACTCCATGAGGCTATATTTAGTTTCTGCCCAAATCACAACTTAACTTGAAACGAGATCATGAATTCACTGGACTTAAAACAATTCAGTATTATAAGACTTGCAAGCCCTCTGAAAATTTCTCAATAAAAATGCACTAAACAATAGCATACCTCTAAACAGTGGATCTGAAGCCTACTGACAACAAACTCCCTTTTCTGGTTTATCATTTTCCATACTGTGCAGTGGTATTAATCCACAGATCTTTCTGAGAGGCCAGCTGAAAACCACAACACTGGAGCTAACCCAAACTGGCAGTTTGTTCTCCTCAGAAAACCCTATAAAGCAACCAGAACCTCTTCCCTACTTGTACCAAGATGCAGTATTTCCCCAGTGGCCAGTGAACCTGTATTTCAGGACATGTGTTTTGTTCAGCCCACTCAGCAAGTATCGGTTGGCCTACATCTTAAGTAAGTGATCTTGTTGACAGACAGAGCATCTAATCCTAGCACTGCAAAGACATTGTAGCCACTTAGGATTCCTCTTCACAGAGCAAAGAGACATAAAAATTAACTAAGTTGTCCTCCACGGTGGTTGAAGATGGTTCACCATCACCTTCAATACCTGTCTGTATCCCATAGTAACAGGTTCTTGTTCTGGCTTTTTCAATACATTTATTGTTGCTAACCTGTGTGTCTCCTTCACTCAGCACCAATTTAACATAGCTAGGGCCAGCATATTGACCTCATCTTCCAGGAGAGCCAGGGTGAACACTATGGCAAGGTCAACTCTAAGCTTGGACACCAATGGCCTAATTACTCAAGGAAATAAGTGACCTATCTGTATCACCTGTACTGTAAGAGCTCCTGGGATAAATAAGTGCTTGTAGTATTTTAGCCACTGTGTTAACTGCAAGGAAGTAAAGAGGAGGGCATTCCACAAACAGACTTACAAGACAAGCAAAGTATCCattaacagatttattttttttttccatagtctTAGAATAACTGAGATATCTACATTTCGtgatgaaagtaaaaaaaacccaaaagccagCCACTGAGGAAGCTAGGAACCCCCAAGTGTTGTTAGCCTGTTTTTTGCTCCTTGATACTGGTTTAAAACATCCCTCTTGCTGAGTTCTGGGCCAAATCAATGGGTAAACATTAGTCATCAGATGTGTGATCAGCTGGCAAAGCTTTTggaattgcttttcctttctacaAGTTGAGTTGTAGAAAGGTTCAAGCTGCTATTAAATGTGTTAGAGTTCTAATGAAGTTCAGCAGTTTTaaggcacttttttttgtgTAGCTTTGGGAAGCAAATCTCAAGTTCTTCAAGAGCAAAGCAACTGGCACATACTTACACTTATTAGCCCAATTATTAACAGGAAGGTATCATCACCAAATGTCCAGCAAAATGACTGAAGCACACCTTTCAATCAGTGAGTTAAAAGCACTTAACAGAATCACATTCTCCTGAGCCAGTCCCCCAGGAATGTGACCTTCAGACTTTCACAATGGCTTTTCCAAGATTTTCTCCCTTTAACATTCCAATGAATGCCATTGGCATGTTCTCAAATCCTTCAGTGACTTGTTCATGGCATTTCACTTTTCCCTATcgaaagtaagaaagaaaattgctgaGTTTTCATTCACCAGGCTGCCTAGTTTTTACCATCTTCAGGAGACTAAATTGCAACCAATTTTCTCCAGCTTGTATGTTTCACCTGAAACATGTAAGCTGGCACACACCAGGGTAACTGCAAAACTAGGTAGGCTGTTGTAAGGATCTGCTTTTCTTGCAAGACCTTCTACCTGGAGTCCTAACAGGGAGCAAAAGTCACTGCTACAAAAACACACCAGGACAGATTTAGTGCTACTTGGTCCCCAAACAATGGACAGGTAGGGGATTATTTCCCCATAGTCAGGCCTGTCTCTACCCATAGGGAAGTATGGAATTGCAAATCCAAATGATCAAAAGTTGAGCCACCCCAAATCCTCATGTTTGTAAAAGCTAGAGCCTCTTAACCTTTAGTGTTCACACTCACAAGCTTTTCACAGCTATGAACCAAGTGTTGAATTCAGCCtccatttggaaaaataaaatttaagaaattcCCTATTAAGTCCCTTTAAGGCCCAGCTTCCAATTCCATAAAAATATCGATTCTTGCCAGTAACTTCAGCGTGACACTACAATGGAAATCCTTGCTTATACTACAAATGAAAGGAGACTTCTGAATGGGAAATAGAGGAATTACTCAAATATGAAACTCTTCATTGCCAGAGAAGTGTTTTGAATTACTCTGGAAGCATCCTCTTTCAAAGCCTACATGTATTCTGGAATATATCCAAGTCCACAAGCTAGTATCACAGGTCTCAACAAAGCAGAAGGGATCAGGCATGTTCACTATGGTTTGAGTGTCCCCAAAAGGCTCAAAGACTAAGTCAGGTGGAAGAAAAGTATCATGCCAGGACCTCACCTCAACAGCTATGACAAGAGACCCCTTGCAAAGGGGGAAGCTGTGGTGTGAGTACGCCTTACAGAAAACtaccccttccttccttccttacCTCCACGACCCATTTTAGCAGGGCCTTCAGACCTTCCTCCCAACGGTTATTCCAGCGGGTCACAATAAACCCTTCCATTCGAAGCTCTTTGAAGATCATTGGAACCTGCACATATGGCCCTGCAAGAGAAAGGAACCAGCAAACCACCTGCAATCTCAGTTTCATTTAAAGTAAGACGCAATGCATAAAGAGAGCTTTTAGCCACTAAAGACCACTGAACCACTTTGTTCCAGCCAAAAGCAACGGCTATTTCTTCCAAACAGAATTTCCAGGACAAAAGACCAAGGATTCATGGACAGACAGCCACCCAGGGAAACAAAGGCCTGATCCATAAAGCTGTGGGGCTAAACATCCACcacttctgaaaacagtttcatTCAGAAGTAAAGTGGCCTCAGCTTCACCTGAGGGGCTTCAGCTGAGTCctggaaatactgttttgaCAGCCTGCCAAGCTGTCATGCTCTTTCTAAATCTCAAAAAAATTACTCACATTAAAAACCAGTTCCCTCAATCATAAAAATGTGATAGTCTCCCCACCCTCAAAAGCCTGTCCCATTTTTAAAGTGATCTGGGAGTCCAAAGCCAATCAGTTGCCAGAGAGAATTCAGACCTCCCATTTCTTCTAGAAGGCAAATTTGGAACAATTAATGTCATTGAAAGTGAATATTCATCTCAGCCACATTTCCCACTAGTTTCACCAATAGCTGAaattttatgggaaaaaaaaccccaaaccgtAAGCTGCCTCATCTAAAAACCCGAGGGAAATCCATTCTCTCAACTGAAAGTACATACTGTGTAAATGGCATCATGCCACCACACATGCCTTCTACTGATCTGTATCTGCTTAAAGCCCTGGTGAATCCTGTATTAAGTAGCTTAGTCTCTCCTTCATTTCTAAGCAGCTGAAGTTCTCCATCCAATAGGAGTGTGCACAAAGGAGGATGAGTGCATGTACACACAAGGAGTGTTGTCACATTCCTGCTGTCCCAAAGCAGCGGTTAGTTACCCAAATGTACACACATACGTACGCTCAAATGGCATACggaaacaacaaataaaatctCAAGAGACTCCAATTACATCTTTCTCCCTGCCATCAccaaacaggaaataaatttagacaCAAGAAAGCAGGCCCACACCTTTCTGAGGCACAGAGTCATTGTACTGAGAGATGGCTCCACAGACTGCAATCCTTCCATATTTCTTCATGTGGTTGATAGCAATACTGGCAAATTCTCCACCCACCTACAAGAATGAGAGCATATGCAGCATTACAGAGAATCCAGTGTCTGGCATTGACTGCCAAAACCTGCCAGCCTTGCATTGTTGCACCAACAGGTTCAATCAAGGTGCAGAGAGGTGAGTTCCACTACTCCAAAGACTAGGTGGCTGCAGAAACCCTTACACCTTGTCAACATCTATGAGGACTTGATCTCACTCTTCTGAAAAGTAGTTACGAACACCGGGAATCAGTTTTAACTCCCAAACTGCTTCACAGATCTTGGTTTGGAAGTGTTTTGCAGGACTTGCCCTTAGATCCCTCCTCCTAACGAGCATGTCTAGGGGCACTAAGAAGCACCACCTCTGCATTTCCCCCACACCAGTCTGCACGTTTACCTCTTCACATCATGGTGATGTCAAGTTTTTACTTAATGATTCTCTTCCCCCAAACAGGGATGTGCTGTGCTCAGAAGCTTTTAATGGAGAAAAGCGGTGAGAAAGTTTACTGCTGGGGAGAGCTCTGCACAGAACTTGGAAGTGAGAGGGAAGGGAACAGACATGACCATGAAATCTATTTAAGACCTTAGCAGCACAGGACACGAAATTTGGAAGAGTAAGGCAAAGCAACCAGGAGCTCCTGCCACAGGGGCAAGTGCTTTGCCCTGGCACCATGCATTCACATCGATTGCCAGGGCAAGGCGGGTGCATTGCAATCCACACAGAACGACGGTGCTGTCATCCCTGGATCAGCGGACAGGCCGCTGAGAGAAAGACATGCTAAAATGGTGGTGATGGCTGCCCTTTAAACCAGGTAGGTAGCCTGGCACTTTTAGGCCAGTATCTCAGCTAATACCCCTGTGCCAGGTATTATATTACCAGGTATAATGCATATGTTAGCTATACTAGTAAATGAAAAAAGTCAGTGCTTGTCCTCTGGCTTGAAGGCGAACTGACATGATTTGACTGCATCCACCCTGTTGAACTCTTTTAGCTTCCAAAACAAGACGATCACATTCAAACAGCCTATCAAGAACAGTCCAGCTGTACTTGCGAGAGGTCAGAAACACTCTACGGGCCACTCCAGCAATTTTACAAGTGGGTCTCGCAACTGTTTTGTTTACAGGTACTGGTGTAGCCACCTGGACCATGTAACGTAGGGCCATCCACGCTCATTCCCCTTCCAGCAACAGCAGAGAACTGCCTGTGGTCCAAGGTGGGGCCAGGAATGGACTAGAGCTCTCTGTTCAGCATCAGTTAAATGTTCAGCATGGCCCTCACCTCCCCAAAATGTGCCATACTTTCCAGAGAGTGAAGATAAGCTTCTCTCTGTCCATTCACAAACATCACCAACGATCCAGCTTTGCCTTCTGgtctttgttctttctgttaCTACCCAAGtcagctgcagaaataaatgtgggaaaggaaaaggaaagcagtaaGCTCTTACGGACACCATTTCTCAAGGGAAATCAGTATCAAGTTCCTGGTGTAGTCTTCAATTAGATGTATACAATATTGAGTTCCTGCTAGAGTTTAAGGAAAATGACAGTCTGCTCAAGGCAAAGTCCTCTCTCTCTGAACTCACGTTGTCAAAGAAACAGTCATAGCCATCAGGAGAGGCTTTCCGCAGTGCTTCATCCAGAGATACAACAGTCTTGTAATTAAAGGCTTCATCAAAgcctatttttttcagataggcAACCTTGTAATCTGAGCCAGCACAGCCAACCACCTTGCAACCCtgcaaggaaaggag contains the following coding sequences:
- the PTGR1 gene encoding prostaglandin reductase 1 isoform X2; amino-acid sequence: MVTAKVWVLKKHFEGFPKTSDFDLKKIELPNLKDGELLLESVFLSVDPYMRPYSQRDMKEGDIMIGTQVASLTAYFGLLEVCKMKLGDTVLVNAAAGAVGSVVGQLAKIGGCKVVGCAGSDYKVAYLKKIGFDEAFNYKTVVSLDEALRKASPDGYDCFFDNVGGEFASIAINHMKKYGRIAVCGAISQYNDSVPQKGPYVQVPMIFKELRMEGFIVTRWNNRWEEGLKALLKWVVEGKVKCHEQVTEGFENMPMAFIGMLKGENLGKAIVKV